GTCATGTCTCCTAAATACTTCCATCGAGAGTGCTTCTTTTACAGCAGTTATAGCATCCTATGAGAAACTAGGGTTAAAAGTAATTGCCAACTTTTCAAATTGATCAATTgctcattcatagatgcataaacATTCCTGAACTTGAGACTCGAAAAAATATCAAACTGTCATCGACAAAGAACAAATGGGATATCATTGGGCTTAATGTCACAATCATCACCTCTTGAAAAGATGATGGGCCACTGCCTTCGATAAGACGTAAGATAATTGAGGATAATTTGAATATTTTATTATGCATCTCTTTTATAGCGGAGGAGATAAGTAGAGCAATGTTCGATATGCATCATCAAAGGCGTCGGGTTCGGATGGATTTACAATGCTATTTTATCAAAAATTGTGGTCGATCATCGGTCCGGATATTACGATGGTGGCATTATCAATTTTGAATAATCAAATGGATATTTCAGAATGGAATTAtactattataattttatttcgAAAGCCCGAGAGCCAATGTCTAGGAAAGACTTTTGGCCTATCCGTTTATGCAATACTTGTTACAAGATCGGGTCGCGAGCCATTACCAATAGAATAATGAATTCAATGATGGATCATTTCAGAGCACTTTTATTCTTGGGAGATCTATTATAGATAATGTGATTATTGACTTTGAATGTATGTACTAGATAAAGAACTATTGCAAGGCTAAGATATGGTATACTACATTGAAGTTTGACATGGGTAAGGTTTATGGTCGGATCGGGTGGAGCTTCTTGTATTGTAAACATTGAGCTTAAAATGGAATTTGTCGAGCTTGGGTCAACTATGATTCCGTAGttaatataatataatgtaatataatataatataatgcgttcatgttataataataaataattttaagaatAAAAAACAGTTAAAATATTATGGGTATTATtttaatgataaataaaaaaaacaaggaGCGTCTCCCTTTAAATTTCtgcctttttattttatttgagtaAAAAGATGAAAGATAAAAGATGAAAGGAGAAGACGTGAAGCGTAAATAGTTACGGAAATCGCATGAGTTTACTTGATAGacgcgaggaagaagaagaagaagaaaaggaagagaagaggaaaagCGAGAGAGAGACAGAGCAGAGAGCAGAGAGCTGGAGAGGAACCCTTCTCGTtcgaccttctcttcctcttcttctaaatctAACGTCGTCCAGACCGATCTCCGCATCTCTTCCGCATCTGATACCCTCCGTCTCGGATTGGTAATCCGCTTCCTCTCTCATTCTGGTTGCAACTCCCCCGATTCATTGATTCTAATGCAAGGGGATTTCCCGCGATCCGATTGCTATCGGTTTCGTATTATTTCGCGCCTTTTCGTCGTGGCTTTCTTGCCGGATCTGTAGTGGACGGCAGGGCAATGGTTCCTCGCCGATCGGTTGACGTGGTCATGACTTGTTGACcaagttttagttttgtttgatGATTGGTAGCTCGAGATTGGATCTGATCCTCATTGATGTTTTCCGGTTTGAATTCCTGATTAAATTCCGGATTTTGATTCGAGGGTGATGTCGATGATGACGACGACGGTCCGAGTGGTGCTTAATTTGCAGGAAAGCGGATGGGCATGGATCAGGGCAAGCTCTTCATCGGCGGAATCTCGTGGGACACCAATGAGGATGGTCTCCGGGAGCACTTCGGCCAGTTCGGGGAGGTGGTGGAGGCCGTCATCATGAAGGATCGGAACACGGGCCGTGCCCGCGGCTTCGGTTTCGTCGTGTTCACTGACCCTGCCGTTGCCGAAAGAGTCGTGATGGAAAAACACACAATTGATGGTCGAGTGGTAAGAAGATTCTTTTCCACTGATTTAATGCGATTTTACATTATTGTCATAGTCCCTTCAGCTCAAGCGGCGGTTCTTGGTTAATCCCTTAGGTGGATGTCAAGAAAGCTGTTCCTAGGGACGACCAACAAGTTCTTAATAGAAGCAGCAACAGCATCCATGGTTCTCTTAGCCCTGGTCGCACAAAGAAGATATTTGTGGGGGGCTTGCCATCTACCATAACAGAAAATGACTTTAAGAAGTATTTTGATCAATTTGGGACGATCACAGATGTTGTGGTGATGTACGATCACAATACACAGCGACCTAGGGGATTTGGCTTCATCACCTATGATACTGAGGAAGCTGTGGATAAGGTATTGTTCAACACTTTCCATGATCTGAATGGTAAGAAGGTAGAGGTCAAGAGGGCTGTGCCTAAAGAGCTTTCGCCCGGACCCAGCACACGATTGCAGACCGTTGGATTTAACTACGGTGTGAATCGaggaaataattttcttagtggGCATGCACAGGGGTATAATCCAAGCTCAATAAGTGACTATGGTATGAGGATGGATAGCAGATTGGGAGCACTATCCACTGGGAGGAATGGGCTCCCTTCACTTGGTCCTGCTTTTGGAATGGGACTCGATTACAATCGAACTTTGAACTCAGGAATTGTAGGGAATACAGATGTAGGTAACATTCTTAATTATGGACGGGTGGCTTTGAACTCCTTTTACGGTGGTGGGAATTCAAGTAGGTATGACGGTCCCATTCCATATAGTGGTTTGAACCGAAATACTAGCACATTTCGTAGTTCAATGGCTCAAACTTTATTGGGAAACACAGGCCTCAACTATTCTGTAAATTCTTCAACTGCAAGTGCCTCCATGACCTCTGGGAGTGGGGGCCTTGGTAGCTTTAGCAACAGTAGCTTGAACTGGGGTGGTTCTGTTCCTAACTCATTGCAATTTGGGGGGAGCCGCTCAGGCTATGGCAGTAGCAATGTGAGTTATATTGGTACTGATAATCTTGCATTGGGTGGCAACAGTTTTGAAAGAAGAGTCTCTCCTCCGGTGGCCAACACTAATCTTACCTCTTTGAACTCTGGATATGAAGTAAGCTTTGAAGATTTATATGGTGGAAATTTGGTTTATGGGGACCCTACTTGGCGACCTTCATTGTCAGATGTTGATGATACTGGTTCATTCAGCTATAGGCTTGGCAATTCGGATGCTGATTCAGGCAAAGAATTTGTAGATTATATAGGTGGTTATGATGTTAACAATAGACAAACAGATTGAGGTATCTCACCCTTCTAACTTTTGGGTAATTAAATTTGCTTTCCTTGTTATGTAAGAGAAGCATCACCAACATCATGTCGCATTATCCTAACGATTTAGGTCGGCTACTTAATCTTATTCTTCCATTGAGTTATATGCAAGCAATATTACTAGTaaattttaggttaattaaatcaattttatcTCTCTCTATCATGTACACCTTCCACTCTAATAGATTCTAACTCTTTTGACTATAGAATCTATTGTTATGTGAAAGAAGTATATGATTTCTTTTTAGATCTAGTAAATAGCTGGTACTAGATACATGCTGGTATACTTCTTATTTGAAACATATTCATTAAGTATATATATTGCTGTCTTTGTTTTAGCTTTAGATtttatactaaagatttttatcaTCTCAACCTATGCCATTGGTGATATCTAAGTATCTTTTAATTGTTTTGGCAAGTGATTATGTAAGCCAAGTTTCAGAATGCTTCCATGCTCTTGAAAAATAAATCTTCCTAGCATGAAATTAGAGAATTAATGTATAGGAGTTGGGAAAAAAGCTTCACAATATTTGTTTACCTCAAGAGACAAGATGAAATgctttttgcattttctttttttttctgcaTAAATTAgtttggaattttttaaaaatgttaaataatATAAGTGGATAAGTTAGAGGGATAAGATTCTTATAGTTTACCCCACATAGGTGAAATGAATTGCTTGCTGCATGCTTTAAAAGTTTGCCAGCTTCAACACAGATGGAAGTTTATTGAATAGAAACACTAATACACTCTTCTATATGAAACCACATATTATCTATTAAGGTTTCAGAGTGGCCTTCTCAAGAAGGACAGGAAGATGATAATTCAGTTGGATAATGTATGTTACCAACAATGTGTGAGCTACTGAGATAAACTAACTATCAATACAATAAGGGCATTTGATTGCCTCAGTTTTATGGTCAACTTACCTACTTCTAGTGTCGACGTTCCATTAAGAATCCATGATGTAACTTTGTAATTTTCTCATTTTACATTGAGAATGACATTTTTTACATGAGAGAATTGACCTTGTTGATGGTGGAAAGACCAAGTTCTCAACTGATTCCATTTCACAAAATCAAATATTTTCAAGAAGCCATAACTTTCATCTCAACCTAAGTTTTAAGATATTCTTACATGTTGCATTGAATGAGACCAATGGTTCTTATAGAACCCATTCAAATCAAGGcaattttaaaaccaaattaaatATTGCTTTCAAGACATCTAATATAAGAATTGATTTCTCCACATACCAATAggatacatgactaacacaaatATAGGATATGAATACATTTCAGATTCTTCAACTTTGTTATGGTTGACACTTCTCTTTGCCTCCCCGCTTTTTATAGTGTCCTTATTGTCAACAAACAAAATCAAATGACAAGCTATGAGTAGAGAATCTTCTTATCTTAGTTGATTCTGGAGTACCGACCAAGATAAGCCTATTCTTGATCAAAGTTACCATGATAACACAGTGAAATTTACTGCTGCCATCAAAGTATTGATATTGTCAGTGACTAGAATGGTACTTTTTGGCAATGTCAACCGATACTAATCAACACTTGAAAACATGCTTTAACCTTCAATTAATGAATTGATGCtattaactaaattttatttAGGAGAAATCCAAACTTCATCAAAGTGATCTTATCTATGTTTGTGCTTTTAAGAAATGGCAATCTATTGAAGTTTTGCTTTTCTGTTGGAGCACTAGTTGAAAATTTACATGTCTAAATTAGCTTTTGCCACTTCAAAGTCCTAAATACTTTTTTTTCATGGAATCATTTTACCTTGGTTTATGTATTTCAATCAATTCATACCTttgaaaaatgaaaattaaatgaTGATGAGGAAGAGAATGACATTGATTGGCACACCATTAATTCAGGGCCAATAGAAAACACCGCATTCAATAAATTAGGGAAGCTAACTTTATGAAGTTGAAATAGGTCTTCTGGTAAAAGATACTATCATATCAATCACTAAATTCCCTAAGTTGCATTTGTCAATGGATGAATTTTCTAACTTATTGATAGGTTAGAAAAGGAAAAGGTACAATTTACTGCATCCTCCTGTGGATCACTAAAATTCTAAATCGGTTAGTAATACACCTTGATGTAGATATTACTGTGTGTGTTCTGGAAGGCAAAAGTGTATGATAAAGTATTAATTAAATCGATCTTTGCTCTCTATTACAATCCACATGTTATTCTTCCATCATACATTTGTCTATTCTGGTGATGCTTTCTATAGCTGAAGAGATCAACAATGGCCTTATGTCCAAATTATAGTAGGTAATGACCATGAACATTCTTGAATTCATCGCTCATTTTTGTTCTTTCTTCAAATTGTAATGGGTTTTCTGTCTGGACCTACTGAACTAAGGGTATAACTTACAAAATGAGATACAGGAATGTGTTATACAATACAGGTGACAGATTAGGAGTAAGACCTGTAAAACTTTATTTCTaatgtattttaattttaaacagtTCGTTGAAAtaagaataaagaaaaggaaaacctTTTACTgttcttttataaaaaataaacattaAGTTTACCAACTTTAGTGATTCTATACAACTGACAATTAAAGTGCATCTGCATTGCTATCAGTAGCTAAAGAGGTTTATCTTGTCTGGTGTTGCTTCTCTATCAAATAGTTTCTCTATGCGCTGCTTCCAATGTATCGTCATACACTAATATATCTATCTTTTGGCAGAGAGATGAATGCTTGCCAGCTTATTTTCCCTGGTAGATATGTTCGTATCAAGACTGCAACAGAGTTGCAATGTAGATGTACAAATATTTTCCTTTCCATTCTGCTTGAGTTCCAACATATGGTGTTTGGTCTGCAAAGCAATTTCCTGGATATGACTGCACAATGGTTGCTGTGTCATGCAGGGATTGCTACTTTGAGGGatttttctctctctctatctctctctaTTTTCTAGTTCTGATCTCATCATAAGTCAACAGTTGAGTGAACCTGGTGCAGATAgtgagttatatatatattacatattGGTACATTATATGGATCAGTTAGTCATACAAAACTAACAAAGGGGTCCAAATAATTTAGAATTACATTTAAAGATTTTGCTTGTTGATTTTGGTTTTGATTTCAATTTTACAATAATTAGTTGTTGTTTTTTCCAGTTTGTTTGGGGTGTAAATGTGGTTGCGGGATATCTTCAGAAGAGTTGAGATACATGCTGGCGTTGGTCCTGATGGAGTTTTAGAAGTATTTCTGAGAAATGAAAGATAGGAAGGTGCAATGATGTGATACTGTTGCCTTTTGACTTTTATGt
This region of Zingiber officinale cultivar Zhangliang chromosome 9A, Zo_v1.1, whole genome shotgun sequence genomic DNA includes:
- the LOC122020101 gene encoding heterogeneous nuclear ribonucleoprotein 1-like, whose product is MGMDQGKLFIGGISWDTNEDGLREHFGQFGEVVEAVIMKDRNTGRARGFGFVVFTDPAVAERVVMEKHTIDGRVVDVKKAVPRDDQQVLNRSSNSIHGSLSPGRTKKIFVGGLPSTITENDFKKYFDQFGTITDVVVMYDHNTQRPRGFGFITYDTEEAVDKVLFNTFHDLNGKKVEVKRAVPKELSPGPSTRLQTVGFNYGVNRGNNFLSGHAQGYNPSSISDYGMRMDSRLGALSTGRNGLPSLGPAFGMGLDYNRTLNSGIVGNTDVGNILNYGRVALNSFYGGGNSSRYDGPIPYSGLNRNTSTFRSSMAQTLLGNTGLNYSVNSSTASASMTSGSGGLGSFSNSSLNWGGSVPNSLQFGGSRSGYGSSNVSYIGTDNLALGGNSFERRVSPPVANTNLTSLNSGYEVSFEDLYGGNLVYGDPTWRPSLSDVDDTGSFSYRLGNSDADSGKEFVDYIGGYDVNNRQTD